The window CGTAACATGGGATTGGAGATTACTTTTGTTGCTTGAAAAAGAATGTTTTAACGAGAGTGACAATCATATGTGTTCTCTATTGGTAGACACTAATGTCTATCATTGAAAGACCGTGGTAGAACATTATCGATAGAACACTatcattatatttcaaaatttcctttattttcttaattctctctttcttttttcttttttcttttggcctTTTTTCATCTTTCGTGTGTTCCATTTTCTTATGTGTTGATTAACATGAATTAATGTGTAGATTGTTACTGAGTTAGAATGAACATGGTGTGAGTTAGGTTGTTTGAAGCTCATGTATGTGGATTGTTCTTTTGCTAAGAATCGTCACTACTCTATCGTGTTGGAAAGcactttttcaatataaaggaattattttcataatttgtattatataGATCATAAAATACGGCATTAGGAAAACACAATTATTCATTCAGATTGTAAGCAGAACACATTTcttactttttgtttatttgagaATAAAAAGTTTCAAGAAATGGTTCTCTTGCTTCCATTGCATATATCTTCTTCAGCTACGtacaaaagagagaatatataaaaagaaaagcaaaaaggcGTAGGTTGAAAAATAGGAGaaatgtagaagaagaaagtaagaAGGGTTAGCTTCACCAATCCAATCTAACAACCATGAGATCAGAGTCATCAACAATCTCAAAAgtcaaaaacaacaacaataatccctcatacaattcaaaataattaagttggaTCACCCACCCCTACaccctttctctttctttaacaTAATTCTTCCAAacatatgtgtatatatacatattgttataaattaatCCATAAACACACACAGAGAGAACGAAGCAGATCATCAAATTGAATGGAAATTAGAAGagaaataatgaagaaaatagtAGCAGCAGCAGTAGTAATGGTATTATTAGGCTGCGGTGGAAGCATTGGAACAATGGCTCAAAGTGAAGACACATCGTGTGTGAATACATTAATTCCATGCTTAAATTACGTAAACGGAACCAGAGATCCACCGGAGAGTTGCTGTAATCCACTGAGATCCATCATCAATTCAAATCCGGAATGCCTTTGCGGTTTAATTAGCAGAGAAGGAAGCAATAGAGCGGAGGCGGCAGGGATAGATATCAACGAGGCTCAACTCTTACCCGCTCGATGTGGAGAACATGTTAATCCTCTCTCTTGCCTTGCTGCTAATAATACTTCTGGTAATTAATTGACTGCAAAAAACAACTTCTTTTAAGAGTATAATTTAGAGTGAGAATTTGTTAAAGGGCTAAAATTGCAACCTTCCATTGAATAAATTCATACAATTTGATAAGCTAATTAGAGTAGACataatattttctcttctttattatttctgGCTTCCAAATCCGTTGGATTTGTCCTTTGttatttggtttctttttcccttcttttgttGGAttctattttgattcattCTTGATTTGAATTTGCAGGCTCGCCCTCCATGTCTTTGGCTCTTCAAGTAATTACACTTGCGATTTCCACAAAGCTTATCATGTCTTCAATTCTTCacttttaggttttgtttgcACCCATTTATCCATTATGTGTCTCTCTTaccatttttcattatcaatatattgtcaccttttgttttaaacgctgaaaaaggaaattttatcttttggtATCAATGTAGGTTCAAGATTAAAATGACTATtagtatttaatatttgtgtaATTACATATCACTTTGTTACCacgaaaataaaatttagcaTCACTATGAGAAATAAGTCCTTTTCCAACACATAAAATCGTCgaaaatgagttaaaatgGCATCGTAAGAGGATCTTTCAATGTCGTCCGTCTCGTCGAAAGTACAGTCAGTAGATGTTCATAAGGAGAGTATCTCCCTACGTGTAGTGGAAGATCATATGAACCCCCGACGCTTTACATACACGCGAAGAGTTCTCATAGTAAAGAAGTATGTCCTAAGTTTTAGAATAATTAGAGccaataaacaataaaaggaataaaatcaataaaagttTTGGGATGATTTTTATATAGCTTTAGCTGAAAATGACCCCAAACATATTCAGAAGGGATGAAATAGTGAAATGGAATCGATTTTGTCTGATAACACTTAGTTTTTGACTAACTAAACTTTCATGTAGCTGCAAAGCCATTGGCTGCAAATAGATTTTAGgggaaaaaacttaaaatggcCCCATAGATAAATTCAAAGCTGATTAGTTGCAGAAGGGGTTTAATTTAGTCAAAAGGAAGGTGTTAAGACTTTTTTGATGCATACTCTCATATTGCTAGAATGACCACAATTAGAGAGCTAATTTTGATTCACATTGCTTCTATATGCTTAAGTTAGAAATTCATCCAACGGTCGTTAAGACAACTTTCTAAAATGGTAAATTAGAAGAATAAGGCCAAAcggaaaaaattaaaaccccTAAACAATGACatgatcaaaattttgagtgtCATAATTTCTTATGCTTTTGTAATTAATGAGTCTGATAAGTATGTATATTAAGATGGTGGAAAATGGatgtgttatattttatatgctTTGTAAGTGACGGCATCTTTTATCCTTGGTATTaacatgaaaattattaatgaaacCAAGcaattattatcaaataattttgacaTGAAAGGTTTGGGTGCTGCTAATGTCATTTTAGGGGTTAAATTGACTAAACAGTGAAATGAACTTTTGATGACTCAATCACATTATGTAGAGcatcttttgaaataatttagcTATTCTGATTTGAGTTTTGTATCTACTCCTTTTAATCCTAATTAGAAGCTGAAAAAGAATGTAGAACAACCAATTTCACAGCATAAATATTCTCAAATAACTCGCTAACTACACTAGGCCAAACATTGCATATTTTGTGTATGATACTCGTAGCCCAGATGAATTTGATTGTTGTGCAATTGAAATGATTGTGCAGAGTACCTCTAATCTTGACAGTGAGTTTCCTTCTCCAATAAATGAGTATAGTGATGCCAAATTGGATAGCTTAATTAGATGAAAGTAAAGCAAGTAGGGAGTATGTCTTTACTTTGAGTGGTGGTGGTGTTTCCTGTAAATCTACAAAACGAACATTAATGTTTACATCCATTAATTAAGGAAGTTGGGCTTATTACCTTAGATTTAACCAGTTTGGAGGCAGAAAGTCTAAGAAGTCTTATAACTCATATCCCTATTCTTTTGtaacttctaattttgttGCGCCTTTACAGTTAAAGGTACTTTAGCTGGCctgattataaaatatataataggaAAAAGTAGACATATCACACCTAATTTTGTT of the Cucumis sativus cultivar 9930 chromosome 3, Cucumber_9930_V3, whole genome shotgun sequence genome contains:
- the LOC101222654 gene encoding lipid transfer-like protein VAS, whose protein sequence is MEIRREIMKKIVAAAVVMVLLGCGGSIGTMAQSEDTSCVNTLIPCLNYVNGTRDPPESCCNPLRSIINSNPECLCGLISREGSNRAEAAGIDINEAQLLPARCGEHVNPLSCLAANNTSGSPSMSLALQVITLAISTKLIMSSILHF